Proteins from one Streptomyces sp. 840.1 genomic window:
- a CDS encoding VOC family protein, with amino-acid sequence MLTTRFVDGAPNWLDLGTPDLDGATAFYTALFGWGYEAGGPETGGYGMFTLDGKSVGGVMTVPEEQSKSSWSVYFRSADVDATARLVEKSGGSAPFAPMDVLEFGRMGGFTDRGGAYFGIWQPKRLAGLGVAGDTGSLCWAELYTPDVPAAAAFYGAVLGWESSQMPYPDGGGSYTVVRTAGGGEESSFGGLVPLDAVPARAAVGPHWLPYIEVEDCDATVAEVERLGGKLTLEPLEMEGVGRFANVTDPCGAPFAVIRSA; translated from the coding sequence ATGCTCACCACCCGTTTTGTCGACGGAGCCCCCAACTGGCTGGATCTCGGCACCCCGGATCTCGACGGTGCCACGGCCTTCTACACCGCTCTTTTCGGCTGGGGGTACGAGGCCGGTGGCCCCGAGACCGGTGGCTACGGCATGTTCACGCTCGACGGGAAGTCGGTCGGCGGCGTGATGACGGTGCCCGAGGAGCAGTCGAAGTCGTCCTGGTCGGTGTACTTCCGGTCGGCGGACGTCGACGCCACCGCGCGGCTCGTGGAGAAGTCCGGCGGTTCGGCGCCGTTCGCGCCGATGGACGTGCTGGAATTCGGCCGGATGGGCGGGTTCACCGACCGGGGCGGGGCGTACTTCGGTATCTGGCAGCCGAAGCGGCTCGCGGGGCTCGGGGTCGCGGGGGACACCGGCAGCCTGTGCTGGGCGGAGCTGTACACCCCGGACGTCCCGGCCGCCGCGGCGTTCTACGGTGCGGTCCTCGGCTGGGAGAGCAGCCAGATGCCCTATCCGGACGGCGGCGGCTCGTACACGGTGGTCCGGACTGCGGGCGGCGGCGAGGAGAGCTCCTTCGGCGGGCTCGTCCCGCTCGACGCCGTACCGGCACGGGCGGCCGTGGGCCCGCACTGGCTGCCGTACATCGAGGTCGAGGACTGCGACGCCACGGTGGCCGAGGTCGAGCGGCTGGGCGGCAAGCTGACACTGGAGCCGCTGGAGATGGAGGGCGTGGGCAGGTTCGCCAACGTCACCGATCCCTGCGGTGCGCCGTTCGCGGTGATCAGGAGCGCGTAG
- a CDS encoding LLM class flavin-dependent oxidoreductase, with protein MATEVLWYIIPREGSYPWEPEGRRPVDLGYLSQLAGTVERLGYSGALLATDLYDVWPLGSALAASTSTRFKPLLAVHPGLISPTLLAKMALSFDTLFGGRLRFNVVNGSTRSLQEYGLHVEHDERYELSAEYWSIVKRLTAGEVFDHKGRFYDLKNAGASFRELKPVQDSHIPLWFGGSSDPGIEMAAEHVDVFLTWGEPPHLLKEKLAKVRARAAAYGRTLRIGLRLHLIVRDTEDAAWAAADRLLDVTSDATYARQLGDRAGEDGVGWQRQFRQHGGRVPAHARELEVHPNMWPGMSLFRPGPGTAVVGSTAQVVERLKEFQDLGVDTFILSGNPLLEEAYRVAETVLPALGVTR; from the coding sequence ATGGCGACCGAAGTCCTCTGGTACATCATCCCGCGTGAGGGCTCCTACCCCTGGGAGCCCGAGGGGCGGCGCCCGGTGGACCTGGGCTACCTCTCCCAGCTGGCCGGCACGGTCGAGCGGCTCGGCTACAGCGGTGCGCTGCTGGCCACCGATCTCTACGACGTCTGGCCGCTCGGCAGCGCGCTCGCCGCGTCGACCAGCACCCGCTTCAAACCGTTGCTCGCCGTCCACCCCGGACTCATCTCACCGACCCTGCTCGCCAAGATGGCGCTCAGCTTCGACACCCTGTTCGGGGGCCGGCTGCGGTTCAACGTGGTCAACGGTTCGACCCGGTCGCTCCAGGAGTACGGCCTCCACGTGGAGCACGACGAACGGTACGAGCTGAGCGCGGAGTACTGGTCGATCGTGAAACGGCTGACGGCCGGCGAGGTCTTCGACCACAAGGGCCGCTTCTACGACCTGAAGAACGCCGGCGCCTCCTTCCGGGAGCTGAAGCCGGTCCAGGACTCGCACATCCCGCTCTGGTTCGGCGGCTCGTCCGACCCCGGCATCGAGATGGCGGCCGAGCACGTCGACGTCTTCCTGACCTGGGGCGAGCCCCCGCACCTGCTGAAGGAGAAGCTGGCGAAGGTCCGGGCACGGGCCGCCGCGTACGGGCGCACGCTCAGGATCGGGCTGCGGCTGCACCTCATCGTCCGGGACACGGAGGACGCGGCGTGGGCCGCGGCCGACCGGCTCCTCGACGTCACCAGCGACGCCACGTACGCCCGTCAGCTCGGCGACCGGGCGGGTGAGGACGGGGTGGGCTGGCAGCGCCAGTTCCGCCAGCACGGCGGGAGGGTCCCGGCGCACGCCCGGGAGCTGGAGGTGCACCCCAACATGTGGCCGGGGATGAGCCTCTTCCGCCCGGGTCCCGGAACCGCCGTGGTGGGTTCCACCGCGCAGGTCGTCGAACGGCTCAAGGAGTTCCAGGACCTGGGTGTGGACACCTTCATCCTCTCCGGCAACCCACTGCTGGAAGAGGCCTACCGGGTGGCCGAGACGGTGCTCCCGGCACTGGGCGTCACCCGCTGA